Proteins from a genomic interval of Schaalia odontolytica:
- a CDS encoding universal stress protein, translating to MSSTEVILVGVDGSTESLAAVTWAADRGARTGARIHCLCTYALASYSAAALDGGYAVLDDEALKAGAEQVVEEAQALARKRGATHVSGSTEPGDPAGVLIDFSAEVDLIVVGSRGGGGFADRLLGTVSSALPAHSKCPVVVVPRHTSGKKFTPIERIVVGVDGTDQPSSALRRSIGEARLWGARLTAVSAVPIAVGPSVMTWTPTGVDHSALLAQVREGMDAAIKAALDGEDMHVSRHALDGSAASLLIEFSTAVDLVVVGTRGRGGLAGVLLGSTSQTVLGHSTCPVMVVPSAHLGEAEASVHTPWERR from the coding sequence ATGAGTTCTACCGAAGTCATTCTGGTCGGTGTCGATGGCTCGACGGAGAGCCTGGCCGCCGTCACCTGGGCCGCTGATCGCGGCGCGCGCACCGGGGCGCGCATTCACTGCCTGTGCACCTACGCGCTGGCCTCCTACTCCGCCGCCGCGCTGGACGGCGGATACGCGGTACTTGATGACGAGGCCCTGAAGGCGGGAGCCGAGCAGGTCGTCGAGGAGGCGCAGGCGTTGGCCCGCAAGCGGGGAGCGACCCACGTGTCCGGCTCCACCGAGCCTGGAGATCCGGCCGGAGTCCTCATCGACTTTTCCGCCGAGGTCGATCTCATTGTCGTCGGGTCGCGAGGCGGCGGAGGTTTCGCCGATCGACTCCTGGGGACCGTCTCCTCCGCCCTGCCGGCACACTCGAAGTGCCCGGTCGTGGTGGTCCCCCGTCACACGTCGGGCAAGAAGTTCACCCCCATTGAGCGCATCGTCGTCGGCGTGGACGGTACCGATCAGCCCTCCAGCGCCCTGAGGCGGTCGATCGGAGAGGCTCGCCTGTGGGGAGCCAGGCTCACCGCGGTCTCCGCCGTTCCGATTGCCGTCGGCCCCTCCGTGATGACGTGGACCCCAACGGGAGTGGACCATTCTGCCCTGCTTGCTCAGGTGCGCGAGGGGATGGACGCGGCCATCAAGGCTGCGCTTGACGGCGAGGATATGCACGTGTCGAGGCACGCCCTTGACGGCTCCGCTGCGTCCCTCCTCATCGAGTTCTCAACGGCCGTCGACCTGGTCGTCGTGGGCACGCGCGGGCGTGGTGGCCTGGCGGGCGTCCTCCTCGGCTCGACCTCTCAGACCGTCCTGGGGCATTCCACGTGCCCCGTTATGGTTGTTCCATCCGCCCACCTCGGGGAGGCGGAAGCGTCGGTGCACACCCCCTGGGAGCGTCGCTGA
- a CDS encoding C40 family peptidase — protein MKTTKPAPRHRLARRPLTDSMVDGVNTAGAVRPIAFASAAGVALTAIAAGVANAAPATPQSEPQSTDQNTTTVAVDDVTTVEVPDIAWTADDDAASTTTAEAPKAPAPAATSAADESGSAASRSETRGDATSTDNSARQAALNAAGGDIVSVALGLTGIPYVYGGESLAGLDCSGLVKYAYAAAGINLPHSSSAQAAGGTIVSNPQPGDIVSYPGHVAIYIGGGQMVEATVPGRLSQISPVRAGATYVRY, from the coding sequence GTGAAGACTACTAAGCCTGCTCCGCGTCACCGCCTGGCGCGTCGCCCCCTGACCGATTCGATGGTCGACGGTGTGAACACCGCTGGGGCCGTCCGACCCATTGCTTTCGCGTCGGCCGCCGGTGTTGCGCTGACCGCCATTGCCGCGGGCGTTGCGAACGCCGCCCCGGCCACCCCTCAGTCCGAGCCGCAGAGCACGGACCAGAACACGACGACCGTCGCCGTTGATGACGTGACGACCGTTGAGGTCCCGGACATCGCGTGGACCGCAGACGATGATGCCGCTTCAACGACGACCGCCGAGGCCCCCAAGGCGCCGGCCCCGGCCGCCACCTCCGCCGCAGACGAGTCTGGCTCGGCCGCCTCCCGGTCCGAGACGCGCGGCGACGCGACCTCGACGGACAACTCCGCTCGCCAGGCCGCGCTGAACGCGGCCGGCGGTGACATCGTCTCGGTCGCCCTGGGTCTGACCGGCATCCCCTACGTCTACGGCGGCGAGTCCCTCGCTGGTCTCGACTGCTCCGGGCTGGTGAAGTACGCCTACGCGGCTGCCGGCATCAACCTGCCGCACTCCTCGTCGGCTCAGGCCGCCGGCGGCACCATCGTGTCCAACCCGCAGCCCGGCGACATCGTGTCCTACCCCGGTCACGTCGCCATCTACATTGGCGGCGGCCAGATGGTCGAGGCCACGGTTCCCGGCCGCCTGTCGCAGATTTCTCCGGTGCGCGCTGGCGCGACCTACGTGCGCTACTGA
- a CDS encoding metal-dependent transcriptional regulator — MADLIDTTEMYLKTILELEEDGVTPLRARIVDRLGHSGPTVSQTVARMERDGLLHVMGDRRLELTDEGRSRATEVLRKHRLAERLLLDVVGLEWAQVHDEACRWEHVMSDTVEARLIELLKDPSVDPYGNPMPGMGGGVAHSAELAVRSLEVGALTIERIGEPIQADAELLAAFDELGLRPGARVGLSAHGNVVRVAALDEAGDVSGYLTIPMALAAHLFVSGQ, encoded by the coding sequence GTGGCAGACCTGATCGACACCACCGAGATGTACCTCAAAACCATTCTCGAGCTTGAGGAGGACGGGGTGACGCCTCTGCGCGCGCGCATCGTCGACCGCCTCGGGCATTCGGGGCCGACGGTTTCCCAGACGGTCGCGCGCATGGAGCGTGATGGGCTCCTGCATGTGATGGGTGATCGGCGCCTGGAGCTGACCGACGAGGGGCGCTCGCGGGCGACCGAGGTCCTGCGCAAGCATCGCCTGGCCGAACGCTTGCTCCTCGATGTCGTGGGCTTGGAATGGGCGCAGGTGCACGACGAGGCGTGCCGCTGGGAACATGTGATGAGCGATACCGTTGAGGCTCGGCTCATTGAGCTCCTGAAGGATCCCAGCGTGGACCCCTACGGCAATCCGATGCCGGGCATGGGGGGCGGCGTCGCGCACTCCGCCGAGCTTGCTGTGCGCTCCCTGGAGGTGGGGGCGCTCACCATCGAACGCATCGGCGAGCCGATTCAAGCCGACGCGGAATTGCTGGCGGCCTTTGACGAGCTTGGGTTGCGTCCCGGCGCGCGCGTCGGGCTCTCGGCTCACGGCAACGTGGTGAGGGTCGCCGCCCTGGATGAGGCCGGTGACGTGAGCGGCTATCTGACGATCCCGATGGCGTTGGCGGCCCACCTCTTCGTCTCCGGACAGTAG
- the serC gene encoding phosphoserine transaminase — MVVFPDIPPALLPADGRFGCGPSKVRQAQLEALSAGLMGTSHRATPVRHVVASFKEGLRTLLDVPEDYEIVLGNGGASAFWAVACATLIRSQASLGSWGAFGAKFADEVSRAPHLRSPLLDEAPPGSLVTLSPRPPADGVDTYAYPHNETSTGVASPVYRVPSPGSLTLVDATSIAGASPVDLRQVDAYYFSLQKAIGSDGGLWVAVLSPEAITRARSIEASPDGRWIPQFLSLGAAIDNSRKDQTLNTPAIATIVMAQQQVCWLNALGGMAQVHARCEHSSSLIYRWADSHMAAHPFVANPAWRSPVTATIEIDADVSASALANHLRASGILDIGAYRGVGANQLRIGTWPSVEASDIEALLECIDYCLERVL; from the coding sequence ATGGTGGTTTTCCCCGACATCCCCCCGGCTCTCCTGCCCGCCGACGGACGCTTCGGCTGCGGCCCCTCCAAGGTGCGCCAGGCGCAGCTTGAGGCGCTCTCCGCGGGCCTCATGGGTACCTCGCATCGCGCCACCCCCGTGCGTCACGTCGTCGCATCCTTCAAGGAAGGTCTGCGCACCCTCCTCGACGTTCCCGAGGACTACGAGATCGTCTTGGGCAACGGAGGGGCGTCGGCATTTTGGGCCGTCGCGTGCGCCACCCTTATCCGCTCACAGGCATCGCTCGGATCGTGGGGGGCTTTCGGCGCCAAGTTTGCCGACGAGGTCTCGCGCGCCCCTCATCTGCGCTCTCCCCTCCTCGACGAGGCGCCCCCCGGCTCGCTCGTCACGCTGTCCCCACGCCCACCCGCCGACGGCGTCGACACCTACGCATACCCGCACAACGAGACCTCGACGGGGGTGGCCTCCCCCGTCTATCGGGTGCCCTCTCCGGGATCGCTGACCCTCGTGGACGCCACGTCAATCGCGGGAGCCTCACCGGTCGATCTCAGGCAGGTCGATGCCTACTACTTCTCGCTGCAGAAGGCCATCGGTTCCGACGGCGGTCTCTGGGTGGCCGTCCTCTCCCCCGAGGCCATCACACGCGCCCGCTCCATCGAGGCTTCCCCCGATGGCCGGTGGATCCCGCAGTTCCTCTCCCTCGGCGCAGCCATCGACAACTCCCGGAAGGACCAGACCCTCAACACCCCGGCGATCGCCACGATCGTCATGGCGCAGCAGCAGGTGTGCTGGCTCAACGCGCTGGGTGGCATGGCGCAGGTACACGCACGCTGCGAGCATTCCTCCTCCCTCATCTACCGGTGGGCAGACTCTCACATGGCCGCCCACCCCTTCGTCGCCAACCCGGCGTGGCGCTCGCCGGTGACGGCAACGATAGAGATCGACGCGGATGTGTCCGCGAGCGCGCTCGCGAACCACCTGCGCGCAAGCGGGATCCTCGACATCGGCGCCTATCGGGGTGTCGGCGCCAACCAGCTGCGCATCGGGACGTGGCCGAGCGTGGAAGCCAGCGATATTGAGGCCCTCCTGGAGTGCATCGACTACTGCCTGGAGCGCGTCCTGTGA
- a CDS encoding MFS transporter, producing MSKTFASLRYVNYRYWFAATLVASTGTWLQRVAQDWYVLTVLTDHDSTQVGVVTALQFLPIILFSASAGVLADRVPGRRLLQATQAGIGLVSLVIGIVVVTGTGELWHQYALAFVSGTISAFDTPARQAFVGELVPREKMANAVALNATAFHAARLIGPASAGLFIEWWGVGPVFLIDAGMFSAPVIALALMRADRFYPRTLAPRARGQLRESLAYVRGRTDIRIILVLIFVVSALGMNFQMTSALMATTVFGKDAGSFGILSSFMAVGSIMGATGAARRTPRLRTIVLGAAFYGAAEIALGLSPSYWFFALMSIPTGFGMLTMNTSANALIQTRTDPDKRGRVMALYSLVFLGATPIGSPLIGWVGRTMGARWALLVGGIASFGVAAVCALWAARHWRARLLRRPSFPWLGLDVDSSVDAPPRSVG from the coding sequence GTGTCAAAGACCTTCGCATCACTGCGCTACGTCAACTACCGCTACTGGTTCGCGGCGACCCTCGTCGCCTCGACCGGCACGTGGCTGCAGCGCGTCGCGCAAGACTGGTACGTGCTCACCGTACTCACCGACCACGACTCCACCCAGGTTGGCGTGGTCACGGCCCTGCAGTTCCTACCGATCATCCTCTTCTCCGCCTCCGCAGGCGTTCTCGCCGATCGGGTCCCGGGCAGGCGGCTCCTGCAGGCGACGCAGGCGGGCATCGGCCTGGTGTCCCTGGTCATCGGCATCGTCGTCGTGACCGGAACGGGAGAGCTGTGGCACCAGTATGCCCTGGCCTTCGTCTCGGGAACGATCTCCGCGTTCGACACCCCGGCACGCCAGGCGTTCGTGGGGGAGCTGGTTCCCCGAGAGAAGATGGCAAACGCCGTCGCCCTCAACGCCACCGCCTTCCACGCAGCTCGCCTCATCGGCCCCGCCTCGGCCGGACTCTTCATCGAATGGTGGGGCGTGGGACCCGTCTTCCTCATCGACGCGGGCATGTTCTCCGCCCCCGTCATCGCCCTCGCCCTCATGCGCGCCGACCGTTTCTATCCGCGCACCCTCGCCCCGCGCGCCCGCGGTCAGCTGCGCGAGTCGCTCGCCTACGTGAGGGGACGCACCGACATCCGCATCATCCTGGTCCTCATCTTCGTCGTGAGCGCACTGGGCATGAACTTCCAGATGACGAGCGCGCTCATGGCCACCACGGTGTTTGGGAAAGACGCCGGATCCTTCGGCATCCTCTCCTCGTTCATGGCCGTCGGCTCGATCATGGGGGCAACCGGCGCCGCACGGCGCACTCCCCGGCTGCGCACGATCGTTCTCGGCGCCGCCTTCTACGGCGCGGCCGAAATCGCCCTGGGCCTGTCGCCCTCATACTGGTTCTTCGCGCTCATGTCGATTCCTACCGGGTTTGGGATGCTCACGATGAATACGAGCGCCAATGCCCTGATCCAGACGCGCACGGACCCGGACAAGCGCGGGCGTGTCATGGCCCTGTACTCCCTGGTCTTCCTGGGGGCGACGCCGATCGGCTCGCCGCTCATCGGATGGGTGGGGCGCACCATGGGCGCCCGATGGGCGCTTCTTGTCGGAGGCATCGCGTCCTTCGGCGTTGCTGCGGTGTGCGCCCTGTGGGCGGCGCGTCACTGGAGGGCGCGCCTCTTGCGTCGCCCCTCATTCCCGTGGCTTGGCCTTGATGTTGACTCCTCGGTGGACGCCCCGCCCCGCTCGGTGGGTTAA